From Mucilaginibacter gotjawali:
CGGGCAGCACGATTTGCATTTTTAAGGTCGAAGATCAGTTGTGCCAGATCTTCGATTGAATAAATATCATGGTGCGGCGGCGGCGAGATCAAACCAACACCCGGTGTGGAGTGCCTTGTTTTTGCGATCCAGTCGTCAACCTTATGGCCGGGCAATTGCCCGCCTTCGCCGGGTTTCGCACCCTGCGCCATTTTTATCTGTAGTTCGTCTGCATTGGTCAGGTAGTTGGAGGTTACCCCAAAACGTGCCGATGCAACCTGCTTGATAGCCGAACGCATCGAGTCGCCATTTGGCAAACGCTCATACCTTATCTCATCTTCGCCGCCTTCGCCGGTATTGCTTTTGCCGCCGATGCGGTTCATGGCAATTGCCATGGTGCTGTGTGCCTCGTGAGAGATGGAGCCGAATGACATGGCGCCTGTTGCAAAGCGTTTCATGATGTTTTCAGCCGGTTCAACCTCCTCTAAGCTGATCGGTTCGCGGTGATGGGCAAAATCAAGCAATCCCCTGATGGTGAAATGCTTTTCGCTTTGCTCATTGATGGCTTTCGCGTAATTTTTATAAATCGAATAATCGTTGGTCCTTGTAGCGTGCTGTAACAGGTGAACAGTGGTCGGGTTAAACAAATGCGATTCGCCGCGACGTTTCCACTGATAGATACCACCTTCAGGCAATAAATGGGTACCTGATTTTGAACCGCCAAAACCTAAACGGTGTTTGCAAAGCGATTCGCGGGCAATTTCATCCAACCCTAAACCACCGATCCGGGTTACCGCGCCGGTAAAATATTTGTCAACAACCTGTTGGTTGATGCCCAATATTTCAAACACCTGCGAACCATGGTAGGATTGCAGCGTGGAGATCCCCATTTTGGAGAAGATCTTCAGCAAGCCATCATTTATTGATTTAACATAGTTCTTTTGCAGTGTTTTTAAATCGAGGTTGGTCTCCATGCTGCCATTGTTTTTCAATGTTTCAATGGTAGATAGCGCCAGGTATGGGTTAATGGCTGTTGCACCAAATGCCAGCAAACAGGCAAAGTGGTGAACTTCCCAGGTATCGCCTGTTTCCACAACGATACCCACAGCGCCCCTGCGGCCACTCCTGATCAGGTGGTGGTGCACAGCAGATACCGCCAGCAATGATGGGATAGGCGCATGTTCAGAATCAATAGCCCGGTCAGACAGGATCAATACCTCAAAGCCGTCATCAACTGAATCCTCCGCATAGCGGCAGAGCCTGGCAATCCCTCTTTCCATAGAGCCCGGCATGCCGTCGGCATTATAATAAGTTTGCAGCGTTTTAGCGTGGAACATTCCGGTATCAATACTCCTCAGCTTCTCGAGCTGGTGATTTTTTAATATCGGGTGCTTTAATACCACGCAATGGCAATGCATTTTATCTTCATCCAGCAAATTGCCGTTATTACCTATAAAGGTTGAAAGGCTCATTACCAAACGCTCGCGGATCGGGTCGATCGGCGGGTTGGTAACCTGTGCAAAAAACTGTTTAAAATAACTTGAAAGGTGCTGAGGTTTATCAGAAAGTATCGCCAAAGGCACATCAGTACCCATGGAACCGATAGGTTCTTTACCATCCAGCGCCATCGGTTTAATAATAGTATCGATGTCTTCGCGGCTGTACCCGAATACCTGCTGATAGCGGTAAACCGAATCTTCCGATAAACTGGCGAAAGCCAAACGTGGTTCGCCCAGTTCGCCCAGTTGTATTTTATAATTTTCCAGCCAGCGGCCATAAGGCTGCAGTGATGCTATCTGGTGTTTGATCTCGTCATCAGTAATAATTTTGCCTTTTTCGGTGTCTATCAGCAACATTTTGCCCGGTTGCAAACGACCTTTTTGAAGTACTAAGCTTTCATCCAGATTTAATACACCTGCTTCTGAGGCTGCTATAACGCGGCCATCATTTGTTACCACAAAGCGCAATGGGCGAAGTCCGTTACGGTCAAGCAAAGCACCAACCAATTTACCATCGGTAAAAGTAATGGCGGCAGGGCCGTCCCATGGCTCCATTAGAGCGGCGTGGAACTCGTAAAATGCTTTTTTAAGCGGATCCATCTGCTCGTTGCCATCCCATGCTTCGGGGATCAGCATCATCATTACATGCGGCAATGAACGGCCGCTATGCAGTAATATTTCGATGATATTATCCAAACAAGCAGAGTCAGACTGGTTATTGTCAATTACCGGCAATAACATTTCCATTTCATCCTGTGTAAAGTAGGAGGATGCGTAGGATTTTAAACCAGAGTAAAACCAGTTTAAGTTACCTGTAAGCGTATTGAT
This genomic window contains:
- the gltB gene encoding glutamate synthase large subunit, which produces MQQDESRQGLYRPEFEHDSCGTGFITNINGHKSNQIIDDALTMLENMEHRGACGCDPESGDGAGILIQLPHELLMEECSNLEISLPEPGEYGVGMIFFPKESALKKACRIQIGNAIEKLGLHKLGYRKLIVNSTVIGETARKAEPDVEQLFIQRPHHINNPEDFERKLYVLRRYINKTITETIPAAAEHFYFTSLSCKTIVYKGQVTTYQLRQYFTDLTDPRIASGFAMIHSRFSTNTFPSWKLAQPFRLIAHNGEINTLTGNLNWFYSGLKSYASSYFTQDEMEMLLPVIDNNQSDSACLDNIIEILLHSGRSLPHVMMMLIPEAWDGNEQMDPLKKAFYEFHAALMEPWDGPAAITFTDGKLVGALLDRNGLRPLRFVVTNDGRVIAASEAGVLNLDESLVLQKGRLQPGKMLLIDTEKGKIITDDEIKHQIASLQPYGRWLENYKIQLGELGEPRLAFASLSEDSVYRYQQVFGYSREDIDTIIKPMALDGKEPIGSMGTDVPLAILSDKPQHLSSYFKQFFAQVTNPPIDPIRERLVMSLSTFIGNNGNLLDEDKMHCHCVVLKHPILKNHQLEKLRSIDTGMFHAKTLQTYYNADGMPGSMERGIARLCRYAEDSVDDGFEVLILSDRAIDSEHAPIPSLLAVSAVHHHLIRSGRRGAVGIVVETGDTWEVHHFACLLAFGATAINPYLALSTIETLKNNGSMETNLDLKTLQKNYVKSINDGLLKIFSKMGISTLQSYHGSQVFEILGINQQVVDKYFTGAVTRIGGLGLDEIARESLCKHRLGFGGSKSGTHLLPEGGIYQWKRRGESHLFNPTTVHLLQHATRTNDYSIYKNYAKAINEQSEKHFTIRGLLDFAHHREPISLEEVEPAENIMKRFATGAMSFGSISHEAHSTMAIAMNRIGGKSNTGEGGEDEIRYERLPNGDSMRSAIKQVASARFGVTSNYLTNADELQIKMAQGAKPGEGGQLPGHKVDDWIAKTRHSTPGVGLISPPPHHDIYSIEDLAQLIFDLKNANRAARINVKLVSKAGVGTIAAGVAKAHADVILIAGYDGGTGASPISSIKHAGLPWELGLTEAHQTLVRNKLRSRVVLQTDGQLKTGRDLAIACLMGAEEWGVATAALVAGGCIMMRKCHLNTCPVGVATQDPELRKLFSGKPEHIVNLFRFLAEELREIMAELGFRTINEMVGRVQFLKVKDGLTNWKAKKIDLSGILQPVNHPKEMTLYNSEKQDHGMDAILDWQLLEAAKLALEDKTPVFAEFDVKNVDRTIGTLLSNEISKIYGSVGLPDNTINYKFKGSAGQSFGAFATKGISFELEGEANDYVGKGLSGAQLAIYPSAKATFTPEDNIIIGNVALYGATSGEVFIRGMAGERFAVRNSGATTVVEGIGDHGCEYMTGGLALILGETGRNFAAGMSGGIAWVYNPNNTFAENCNQEMVDLDPLSPKDEEQIIALLHKHIHLTGSEVAKQLLANWKEASLQFVKVYPREYKKVLEKLQYQTIG